In Polaromonas sp. JS666, one genomic interval encodes:
- the ruvB gene encoding Holliday junction branch migration DNA helicase RuvB has translation MSIQTDDFSAADLPPVKRVMSAAPASPHEEAIERALRPKLFDEYVGQAKVREQLEIFIGAAKKRSEALDHVLLFGPPGLGKTTLSHIIAHELGVNLRQTSGPVLEKPKDLAALLTNLEKNDVLFIDEIHRLSPVVEEILYPALEDYQIDIMIGEGPAARSIKLDLQPFTLVGATTRAGMLTNPLRDRFGIVARLEFYTAEELGRIVRRSASLLNAPMDEEGGFEIARRSRGTPRIANRLLRRVRDYADVKGTGQITLDIANKALAMLDVDPQGFDVMDRKLLEAVIHRFDGGPVGLDNIAASIGEERDTIEDVIEPYLIQQGYLQRTPRGRIATLAAYRHLGVAPPVSGNDMFT, from the coding sequence ATGAGCATTCAGACCGACGATTTCTCCGCAGCCGATCTGCCGCCCGTCAAGCGCGTGATGTCGGCCGCGCCCGCTTCGCCCCATGAGGAAGCGATCGAGCGCGCGCTGCGGCCCAAGCTGTTTGACGAGTACGTTGGCCAGGCCAAGGTGCGCGAGCAGCTCGAGATTTTCATTGGCGCGGCCAAGAAGCGCAGTGAAGCACTCGACCATGTGCTGCTGTTCGGCCCGCCGGGCCTGGGCAAGACCACGCTGTCGCACATCATTGCGCATGAGCTGGGCGTCAATCTGCGCCAGACCTCGGGCCCGGTGCTCGAAAAACCCAAGGACCTGGCGGCGCTGCTGACCAACCTGGAAAAAAACGACGTCCTCTTCATCGACGAAATCCACCGCCTGAGCCCGGTGGTCGAGGAAATCCTCTACCCGGCGCTGGAGGACTACCAGATCGACATCATGATTGGTGAAGGTCCCGCGGCGCGCAGCATCAAGCTCGACCTGCAGCCCTTCACGCTGGTAGGCGCCACCACGCGCGCCGGCATGCTGACCAACCCCTTGCGCGACCGTTTCGGCATCGTCGCGCGGCTGGAGTTCTACACCGCCGAGGAGCTCGGGCGCATCGTCAGGCGCAGCGCCAGCCTGCTCAATGCGCCGATGGATGAGGAGGGCGGTTTTGAGATTGCACGCCGCTCACGCGGTACGCCGCGCATTGCCAACCGCCTGCTGCGCCGCGTGCGCGACTATGCCGACGTCAAGGGCACGGGCCAGATCACCCTGGACATTGCCAACAAGGCCCTGGCCATGCTCGATGTGGACCCGCAGGGTTTTGACGTGATGGACCGCAAGCTACTCGAAGCCGTGATCCACCGCTTTGACGGTGGCCCGGTCGGGCTGGACAACATCGCCGCCAGCATTGGCGAAGAACGCGACACGATTGAAGATGTGATCGAGCCCTACCTGATCCAGCAGGGCTATCTGCAGCGAACGCCGCGCGGCCGCATTGCCACGCTGGCAGCCTACCGCCACCTCGGTGTGGCGCCCCCGGTGAGCGGCAACGACATGTTTACCTGA
- a CDS encoding histidine phosphatase family protein has protein sequence MTEATRIIAIRHGETTWNVDARIQGHLDIPLNDTGHGQARRMAQALVDEPITAIYTSDLSRAWETAQHLAGALGVEVIREPGLRERCFGEFEGKTFAEIEVLLPEQSLRWRKRDPEFAPPGGESLLDLRRRVVGTAERLAAEHPGELIALVGHGGVMDILYRAATRLDIQAPRTWALDNTAINRLLWTPEGFTLVGWADTQHLNGDAPHDNRFTDDAAPAPGTTHTQ, from the coding sequence ATGACTGAAGCAACCCGCATCATCGCCATTCGCCACGGCGAAACCACCTGGAATGTGGATGCGCGCATTCAGGGCCATCTCGACATTCCGCTCAATGACACCGGGCATGGCCAAGCCAGGCGGATGGCCCAGGCGCTCGTGGATGAACCGATCACCGCAATCTACACCAGCGATCTGAGCCGCGCCTGGGAAACCGCGCAGCACCTTGCTGGCGCTCTGGGCGTGGAGGTGATCAGGGAACCGGGCCTGCGCGAACGCTGCTTTGGCGAGTTCGAGGGCAAAACCTTTGCCGAGATCGAGGTGCTGCTGCCCGAGCAGTCACTGCGCTGGCGCAAACGCGACCCGGAATTCGCCCCACCCGGCGGCGAATCGCTGCTGGACCTGCGCCGCCGCGTGGTGGGCACCGCGGAGCGGCTGGCCGCGGAACACCCCGGCGAGCTGATCGCGCTGGTCGGCCACGGCGGCGTGATGGACATCCTGTACCGCGCGGCCACCCGGCTGGACATCCAGGCGCCCCGCACCTGGGCGCTCGACAACACCGCGATCAACCGCCTGCTCTGGACACCCGAGGGCTTCACGCTGGTGGGCTGGGCCGACACCCAGCACCTGAACGGTGACGCACCCCATGACAACCGATTTACCGACGACGCCGCCCCCGCTCCCGGCACCACCCACACCCAATGA
- a CDS encoding DUF4136 domain-containing protein codes for MKRAFLAAISIAFLAFLMGGCSTTRLVDSDVTAFPKWTAAPPGPGTAYRFERLPSQQAAGAQQDRIEALARTALSRVGMELSPTVARYGVQVVLNTQVIDRGPYDDFGFATPGVFMAGGSRGASVGFSFPMRFPEPPYFRRELVILMRDLTTQQVVFETRALHDGVWSDSLSVLPAMLDAALRGFPEPPPGRRHINVEIPR; via the coding sequence ATGAAACGAGCATTTTTAGCTGCTATTTCAATAGCATTTCTCGCGTTCCTCATGGGAGGCTGCTCGACCACGCGCCTGGTCGACAGCGACGTCACGGCTTTTCCCAAATGGACCGCTGCGCCGCCTGGTCCCGGCACCGCTTACCGGTTTGAACGTCTGCCCTCGCAGCAGGCCGCCGGGGCACAGCAGGACCGCATTGAAGCATTGGCCCGCACCGCCCTGTCCCGGGTGGGCATGGAACTGAGCCCCACGGTGGCGCGCTACGGCGTGCAGGTAGTGCTCAATACCCAGGTCATCGACCGCGGGCCCTATGACGACTTCGGCTTTGCGACCCCGGGAGTCTTTATGGCTGGCGGCAGCCGTGGCGCTTCCGTTGGCTTTTCATTTCCGATGCGTTTTCCGGAGCCGCCTTATTTCAGGCGCGAACTGGTCATCCTGATGCGCGACCTGACAACCCAGCAAGTGGTCTTTGAAACCCGCGCATTGCACGATGGCGTATGGAGCGATTCCCTCAGCGTGCTGCCGGCGATGCTGGACGCCGCACTGCGCGGCTTTCCCGAACCGCCGCCGGGCAGACGCCACATCAATGTTGAAATCCCCCGATAA
- a CDS encoding SDR family oxidoreductase translates to MTATPSLPVVLVTGAARRLGREIALALAAGGWQVAVHYRGSEEDALKTVADCTRLSGAAAAFQCDLEQEAGVRALLPRVAAHFGRVDAVVNNASTFEQDSAASFGFAALDKHLHSNTGAAILLAQALHAHVSSRNASGAVVNLLDQKLWNQNPDFFSYTLSKAALEAAGTMLALALAPQVRVVGVAPGLTLTSHLLSDEQFEARHKLSPLGRSSTPADVAAAVKFALENSSMTGTTLLVDGGQHLMKFERDFSLM, encoded by the coding sequence ATGACCGCCACCCCGTCCCTCCCCGTTGTTCTCGTGACCGGCGCCGCCAGGCGGCTGGGCCGCGAGATCGCGCTGGCGCTGGCAGCCGGCGGCTGGCAGGTGGCGGTGCATTACCGCGGCTCCGAAGAAGATGCCCTGAAAACGGTCGCTGATTGCACCCGTTTGTCGGGGGCTGCCGCCGCTTTTCAGTGTGACCTGGAACAGGAAGCCGGCGTTCGCGCCCTGCTGCCCCGCGTTGCCGCGCATTTCGGCCGCGTTGACGCGGTGGTCAACAACGCCTCGACCTTTGAGCAGGACAGCGCCGCCAGCTTTGGCTTTGCCGCCCTGGACAAGCACCTGCACAGCAATACCGGCGCGGCCATCCTGCTGGCCCAGGCGCTGCATGCGCATGTGAGCAGCCGCAACGCCAGCGGCGCCGTCGTCAACCTGCTGGACCAGAAGCTGTGGAACCAGAACCCCGATTTCTTCAGCTACACCCTGTCCAAGGCCGCGCTGGAGGCGGCCGGTACCATGCTGGCGCTGGCGCTGGCGCCGCAGGTGCGCGTGGTCGGCGTGGCGCCCGGCCTCACCCTGACCAGCCACCTGCTGAGCGACGAGCAATTCGAGGCGCGGCACAAGCTGTCGCCGCTGGGCCGCTCCTCCACGCCGGCCGACGTGGCTGCCGCGGTGAAGTTCGCGCTGGAGAACAGCTCCATGACAGGCACCACCCTGCTGGTGGACGGCGGCCAGCACCTGATGAAATTTGAGCGCGACTTCTCGCTGATGTGA
- the ruvA gene encoding Holliday junction branch migration protein RuvA: MIGRISGQLAEKNPPEVLVDCNGVGYEVLVPMSTFYNLPGLGEKVSLLTHFVVREDAQILYGFGSATERAAFRQLIKISGVGPRTALSVLSGMSVEELAQAVTHQEAGRIIKVPGIGKKTAERLLLELKGKLGADIGVQVSVSSDSQSDILQALVALGYSDRDAALALKALPKDIGVSDGIKLALKALAK; this comes from the coding sequence ATGATCGGAAGAATCTCAGGCCAGCTGGCCGAAAAAAATCCACCGGAAGTCCTGGTGGACTGCAACGGCGTCGGCTATGAGGTGCTGGTGCCCATGAGCACCTTTTATAACCTGCCCGGGCTGGGCGAAAAAGTCAGCCTGCTGACCCATTTTGTGGTGCGCGAGGACGCGCAAATCCTCTACGGTTTTGGCAGCGCCACCGAGCGCGCCGCGTTCCGCCAGCTCATCAAGATTTCGGGCGTCGGCCCGCGCACCGCGCTGAGTGTGCTGAGCGGCATGAGCGTCGAGGAGCTTGCCCAGGCCGTGACTCACCAGGAGGCCGGCCGCATCATCAAGGTGCCCGGCATCGGCAAGAAAACCGCCGAACGGCTGCTGCTGGAGCTCAAGGGCAAGCTGGGCGCCGACATCGGCGTGCAGGTTAGTGTCAGCAGCGACAGCCAGTCCGACATCCTGCAGGCACTCGTGGCGCTGGGCTACAGCGACCGCGATGCGGCGCTGGCGCTGAAAGCCTTGCCCAAGGATATCGGCGTCAGCGATGGCATCAAGCTGGCGCTGAAGGCTCTGGCGAAATGA
- a CDS encoding PhoH family protein yields MILRYTFTPPNNTRMGHLCGPMDSHIRTIEAALQVTIAHRFEQFKIDGPKVRAQQALEVLQALYEMAQRPIAEETVQLMLASDTPMSAAPDGAMALSTRRADLRARTTNQGQYLENIATHDITFGIGPAGTGKTYLAVACAVDALERSTVQRIVLTRPAVEAGERLGFLPGDLSQKVDPYLRPLYDALYELMGFERVQKAFERQQIEIAPLAFMRGRTLNHAFVILDEAQNTTPEQMKMFLTRIGFGAKAVVTGDVSQVDLPRTQLSGLIDAERVLRRVKGIAITRLTSADVVRHPLVARIVDAYDKQRTPEVASVDAIDSIGPIKRPSRVRSRNGS; encoded by the coding sequence TTGATCCTTCGCTACACCTTCACGCCGCCCAACAACACCCGCATGGGGCATCTGTGCGGGCCCATGGACTCCCATATCCGCACCATCGAGGCCGCGCTGCAGGTGACGATTGCGCACCGGTTCGAGCAGTTCAAGATCGACGGCCCCAAGGTCAGGGCCCAGCAGGCGCTGGAGGTGCTGCAGGCGCTGTACGAGATGGCCCAGCGGCCCATTGCCGAGGAAACCGTGCAGCTCATGCTGGCCAGCGACACCCCGATGAGCGCGGCGCCCGACGGTGCCATGGCGCTGTCGACGCGGCGCGCCGACCTGCGCGCCCGCACCACCAACCAGGGCCAATACCTCGAGAACATTGCCACCCACGACATCACCTTTGGCATTGGCCCGGCTGGCACCGGCAAGACCTACCTGGCGGTCGCCTGCGCGGTCGACGCACTGGAGCGCAGCACCGTGCAGCGCATCGTGCTGACGCGCCCGGCCGTGGAGGCGGGCGAGCGCCTGGGCTTTTTGCCGGGCGACCTGAGCCAGAAGGTCGACCCTTACCTGCGCCCGCTCTATGACGCGCTGTATGAACTGATGGGCTTTGAACGCGTGCAAAAAGCCTTTGAACGCCAGCAGATCGAAATCGCCCCGCTGGCCTTCATGCGCGGCCGCACGCTGAACCACGCCTTTGTGATCCTGGACGAGGCGCAGAACACCACGCCCGAGCAGATGAAGATGTTTCTGACCCGCATCGGCTTTGGCGCCAAGGCGGTGGTGACCGGCGATGTCAGCCAGGTCGATTTGCCGCGCACGCAGCTCAGCGGACTGATCGACGCCGAACGCGTGCTGCGGCGTGTCAAGGGGATTGCGATCACGCGCCTGACCAGCGCCGACGTGGTGCGGCACCCGCTGGTGGCGCGCATTGTGGACGCCTACGACAAACAGCGCACTCCCGAAGTGGCCTCGGTTGACGCTATCGATTCAATAGGCCCCATCAAGCGCCCTTCGCGGGTCAGGAGCCGAAATGGCTCCTGA
- a CDS encoding class I SAM-dependent methyltransferase: MRGVTNNSHPPILTTGLQAHIAKAIAEAGGWIGFDQFMALALYTPGLGYYANDSRKFGLMPGGVKDGGSDFVTAPELSPRFGQALARQLAQALQATGTSEVWEFGAGSGALALQLLDTLGPLVARYTIVDVSGSLMQRQRERLAAHAGKVHWASELPAEMRGVVVGNEVLDAMPVKLLSRLEKVWHERGVVVHQERFTWADQRTELRPPLEVAGAHDYLTEIHPQAEGFIRTLADRLEAGAVFLLDYGFPEHEYYHPQRSMGTVMCHRGHLSDTDALLDVGSKDITAHVNFTGIALAGQDAGLQVLGYTSQGRFLLNCGLLEGMEGGVDSANLAERAMVQKLIAEHEMGELFKVIAFSKGAPWEPMGFSAGDRTHTL, from the coding sequence ATCAGGGGCGTGACCAACAACAGCCACCCCCCCATTTTAACGACCGGCCTGCAGGCCCACATTGCCAAGGCCATTGCAGAGGCCGGCGGCTGGATCGGCTTTGACCAGTTCATGGCGCTGGCGCTCTACACACCTGGTCTGGGCTACTACGCCAATGATTCGCGCAAATTCGGCCTGATGCCCGGTGGCGTGAAGGACGGCGGGAGCGATTTTGTGACGGCGCCCGAGCTCTCGCCGCGTTTTGGCCAGGCATTGGCGCGCCAGCTGGCCCAGGCCCTGCAGGCCACCGGCACCTCGGAAGTCTGGGAATTCGGTGCGGGCTCCGGCGCCCTGGCGCTGCAGCTTCTGGACACGCTCGGGCCGCTGGTGGCGCGCTACACCATTGTGGATGTGTCCGGCAGCCTCATGCAGCGCCAGCGCGAACGGCTGGCTGCGCATGCTGGCAAGGTGCACTGGGCCAGCGAGCTGCCTGCGGAGATGCGCGGCGTCGTGGTGGGCAATGAAGTGCTCGATGCCATGCCGGTGAAGCTGCTGTCGCGTCTGGAAAAGGTTTGGCATGAGCGCGGCGTGGTGGTCCATCAAGAACGCTTCACCTGGGCCGACCAGCGCACTGAGTTGCGGCCGCCGCTGGAAGTGGCCGGCGCCCACGACTACCTCACCGAAATTCACCCGCAGGCCGAAGGCTTTATCCGCACGCTGGCCGACCGGCTGGAAGCGGGTGCGGTGTTCCTGCTGGACTACGGCTTTCCCGAGCACGAGTACTACCATCCGCAGCGCAGCATGGGCACCGTGATGTGCCATCGTGGCCACCTGTCGGACACCGATGCGCTGCTGGATGTGGGCAGCAAGGACATCACCGCCCATGTCAACTTCACCGGCATCGCACTGGCCGGGCAGGACGCCGGCCTGCAGGTGCTGGGCTACACCAGCCAGGGCCGTTTCCTGCTCAACTGCGGGCTGCTGGAGGGTATGGAAGGCGGTGTTGACAGTGCCAACCTCGCCGAGCGCGCCATGGTGCAGAAATTGATTGCCGAGCACGAGATGGGCGAGCTGTTCAAGGTCATCGCATTCTCAAAAGGTGCACCGTGGGAACCCATGGGCTTTTCCGCTGGTGACCGCACGCATACCCTGTAG
- a CDS encoding dihydroneopterin aldolase: MYNTLGTQILTLTGLRFDANLGILDHEKIAPQPIQVDAELSLGTQPLLPSDDDIMHVLDYRKVRQIIINECTAEHVNLLESLIGKLAHRLMLLPGVLGVRVRIAKLEIFDDCEVAIRVETGQW, encoded by the coding sequence ATGTACAACACCCTAGGCACCCAGATCCTGACGCTCACCGGTTTGCGCTTTGACGCCAACCTGGGCATTCTGGATCACGAAAAAATCGCGCCGCAACCGATCCAGGTTGATGCCGAACTGAGCCTGGGCACGCAGCCGCTGCTGCCCAGCGACGACGACATCATGCATGTGCTGGACTACCGCAAGGTGCGCCAGATCATCATCAACGAGTGCACGGCCGAGCATGTGAACCTGCTGGAAAGCCTGATCGGCAAGCTGGCGCACCGGCTGATGCTGCTGCCCGGCGTGCTGGGGGTGCGGGTGAGGATTGCCAAACTTGAAATTTTTGACGACTGCGAAGTAGCCATTCGCGTCGAGACAGGACAGTGGTGA
- a CDS encoding ROK family protein: MKACVDLGGTKVALSLTRGLTGAAAVPPLSALQARRSEPTAKTGTPDAVARQILRMLGEACAEAGIGEHDIVAVGVSSCGPFVMKAGMIELAAPNICGGLAGPARGLPNDWTSALLEAPLREKFRGTPTTLRIENDGIGALEAERRWGALQGMGNCAYVTWSTGIGCGLCVDGRVLRGKHGNAGHAGHMFVSDNDDALCGCGNIGDLEGLVAGNAIARRFSSGGAADAASILAQARSGDAAAVALVDELCRVMGRALYNLIITLDLERISLGGSVFWHHRDYLLPRLQAQIAGKLPALTSGCTLVPAGLGERVGDFGALALVS; the protein is encoded by the coding sequence ATGAAAGCCTGCGTGGATCTGGGAGGCACCAAGGTAGCGCTCAGCCTGACCCGCGGCTTGACCGGGGCTGCCGCCGTGCCGCCGCTGTCCGCGCTGCAGGCCCGTCGCTCCGAGCCCACCGCCAAGACCGGCACACCGGACGCCGTCGCACGGCAGATCCTGCGCATGCTGGGCGAGGCTTGCGCGGAAGCTGGCATCGGCGAGCATGACATCGTGGCGGTTGGCGTGTCGTCCTGCGGCCCGTTTGTGATGAAGGCGGGCATGATTGAGCTCGCGGCACCCAACATCTGCGGCGGCCTGGCTGGGCCGGCGCGCGGCCTGCCCAATGACTGGACCAGCGCCTTGCTGGAGGCGCCGCTGCGCGAGAAGTTTCGCGGCACCCCCACCACGCTGCGCATTGAAAACGACGGCATAGGCGCGCTGGAAGCCGAGCGCCGCTGGGGTGCGTTGCAGGGCATGGGCAACTGCGCCTACGTCACCTGGAGCACCGGCATTGGCTGCGGCCTGTGTGTCGACGGCCGCGTCCTGCGCGGCAAGCACGGCAATGCGGGCCATGCCGGCCACATGTTTGTCAGCGACAACGACGATGCGCTGTGCGGCTGCGGCAACATCGGCGATCTCGAAGGACTGGTGGCCGGCAATGCCATCGCCAGGCGTTTCTCCTCGGGAGGCGCCGCGGATGCGGCCAGCATTTTGGCGCAGGCGCGCTCGGGTGACGCGGCCGCCGTCGCCCTGGTGGATGAGTTGTGCCGTGTCATGGGACGTGCGCTGTACAACCTCATCATCACGCTGGACCTGGAGCGCATCAGCCTGGGCGGCAGCGTGTTCTGGCATCACCGCGACTACCTGCTGCCGCGCCTGCAGGCGCAGATTGCCGGCAAACTGCCGGCGCTGACCAGCGGATGCACGCTGGTGCCCGCCGGTCTCGGTGAGCGGGTCGGCGATTTCGGGGCCCTGGCGCTGGTCAGTTAG
- the ttcA gene encoding tRNA 2-thiocytidine(32) synthetase TtcA → MSAVWMDEQVESSARVQNSLKIEREDHKLEKRLCREVGRAIVDFNMIEEGDKVMVCVSGGKDSYAMLDILLKLQKRAPIRFDLIAVNLDQKQPGFPKHVLPDYLGKLDVPFHIENQDTYSIVKRVIPEGKTLCSLCSRLRRGILYRVAGELGATKIALGHHRDDMLQTFFLNMFFAAKLKGMPPKLVSDDGKNIVIRPMAYVPEKDLTRWAQVRDFPIIPCTLCGSQENLQRKQVGNMLREWEKKHSGRLENMFSALQNIVPSHLMDSKRHDFKNIRTTGVADAEGDKAFDAEEFSEPQRPGLSVIDIASR, encoded by the coding sequence ATGAGCGCCGTATGGATGGACGAACAGGTTGAGAGTTCTGCACGGGTGCAGAACAGCCTGAAGATCGAGCGTGAGGACCACAAGCTTGAAAAGCGCCTGTGCCGCGAAGTCGGCCGTGCGATTGTCGACTTCAACATGATTGAAGAGGGCGACAAGGTGATGGTGTGCGTCTCTGGCGGCAAAGACAGCTACGCCATGCTCGACATTTTGCTGAAACTGCAAAAGCGCGCGCCCATCAGGTTCGACCTGATCGCCGTCAACCTGGACCAGAAGCAGCCTGGCTTCCCGAAGCATGTGCTGCCTGACTACCTGGGCAAGCTGGACGTGCCTTTCCACATTGAAAACCAGGACACCTACAGCATCGTCAAGCGCGTGATTCCGGAAGGCAAAACACTGTGCTCGCTGTGCTCGCGCCTGCGGCGGGGCATTTTGTACCGTGTGGCGGGCGAACTCGGCGCCACCAAGATCGCGCTGGGCCATCACCGTGACGACATGCTGCAGACATTCTTCCTGAACATGTTTTTTGCGGCCAAACTCAAGGGCATGCCACCCAAGCTGGTCAGCGATGACGGCAAGAACATTGTGATCCGGCCCATGGCCTATGTGCCTGAAAAAGACCTGACGCGCTGGGCCCAGGTGCGCGACTTCCCCATCATTCCGTGCACGCTCTGCGGCAGCCAGGAAAACCTGCAGCGCAAGCAGGTCGGCAACATGCTGCGCGAGTGGGAGAAAAAGCACTCGGGGCGGCTGGAGAACATGTTTTCTGCGCTGCAGAACATCGTGCCCTCGCACCTGATGGACAGCAAGCGCCATGACTTCAAGAACATCCGGACCACCGGTGTTGCCGATGCCGAAGGGGACAAGGCATTTGACGCGGAAGAGTTCAGCGAGCCGCAGCGACCCGGCCTTTCCGTGATTGACATCGCATCGCGCTGA
- a CDS encoding DUF2905 domain-containing protein, whose product MIRWFIVIFLALVFISWFSPLLQKLGFGKLPGDLRFRLFGREWFIPLTTTILLSFVASLIAQLI is encoded by the coding sequence ATGATCCGCTGGTTCATCGTCATCTTTCTCGCGCTGGTTTTCATCAGCTGGTTCAGCCCTTTGCTGCAGAAACTGGGCTTTGGCAAGCTGCCCGGCGACCTGCGCTTTCGCCTGTTTGGGCGGGAATGGTTTATCCCGCTGACCACCACGATCCTGCTGAGCTTTGTCGCCAGCCTGATTGCCCAGTTGATCTGA
- a CDS encoding DSD1 family PLP-dependent enzyme, protein MSTSSSRLSDLIGKPVTEVDTPALVIDLDAMKRNLGRMAEFAKKHSIRWRPHAKMHKSASLAKLQIKAGAVGVCVQKTAEAEAMVAGGVYDVYISNEVIAPAKLARVAALTQKVAPHSGKLAIAVDSTQGVNRLAQAMNEARASSGVSTIIDVFVEIDVGQGRCGVEPGAAAVTLALEIRKHPALHFAGLQAYHGKAQHIRSAQERRDAIAQAAAAVQRTRDLIEAQGITVGLVTGGGTGSFVLEAASGVYGELQASSFMFMDVDYAKNERDPAQPQFEHALFVKTQVISTRSGHAVCDAGHKSHAIDSGLPLVHTLDGEDALEYFNGGDEHGILRPAAGGTRLPGLGHILWLIPGHCDPTVNLHDVMIAVGGGLRRGIVQRIFRVDARGALT, encoded by the coding sequence ATGAGTACATCGTCGTCCCGTTTGTCCGACCTGATAGGCAAGCCCGTCACCGAGGTCGATACACCCGCCCTCGTCATTGACCTGGACGCGATGAAGCGCAACCTGGGGCGCATGGCCGAGTTTGCGAAAAAGCACAGCATTCGCTGGCGTCCCCATGCCAAGATGCACAAGAGTGCGTCACTCGCCAAACTGCAGATCAAGGCCGGCGCGGTGGGCGTGTGCGTGCAAAAGACTGCCGAGGCCGAGGCCATGGTGGCCGGCGGGGTGTACGACGTCTACATCAGCAACGAGGTCATTGCGCCTGCCAAGCTCGCACGGGTGGCGGCACTGACGCAGAAGGTCGCGCCCCATAGCGGCAAGCTGGCCATTGCGGTGGACAGCACCCAGGGCGTAAACCGGCTGGCGCAGGCCATGAACGAGGCCAGGGCCAGCAGCGGCGTGAGCACGATCATTGACGTGTTCGTCGAAATCGACGTCGGACAGGGCCGCTGTGGTGTGGAGCCTGGAGCCGCCGCGGTGACGCTGGCGCTGGAGATCCGCAAACACCCGGCCCTGCACTTTGCCGGCCTGCAGGCCTACCATGGCAAGGCCCAGCATATTCGCAGCGCGCAGGAGCGGCGCGACGCGATTGCCCAAGCCGCAGCCGCCGTGCAGCGCACGCGCGACCTGATCGAAGCCCAGGGCATCACAGTCGGCCTGGTCACCGGCGGCGGTACCGGCAGTTTTGTGCTGGAGGCCGCCAGCGGCGTTTACGGCGAATTGCAGGCGAGCTCCTTCATGTTCATGGATGTCGACTACGCGAAAAACGAGCGCGACCCGGCGCAGCCGCAGTTCGAGCACGCCCTGTTTGTCAAGACACAGGTCATCAGCACCCGCAGCGGCCATGCCGTGTGCGACGCCGGCCACAAGAGTCACGCCATCGATTCCGGCCTGCCGCTGGTGCATACCCTGGATGGCGAGGATGCGCTGGAGTACTTCAACGGCGGTGATGAGCATGGCATCTTGCGGCCCGCTGCGGGCGGCACGCGCCTGCCGGGGCTGGGCCACATCCTGTGGCTGATTCCCGGCCATTGCGACCCGACCGTCAACCTGCACGATGTGATGATTGCGGTGGGCGGTGGCCTGCGCAGGGGCATTGTGCAGCGCATATTCCGGGTGGATGCGCGGGGCGCACTGACCTGA